A DNA window from Bradyrhizobium sp. CCBAU 53421 contains the following coding sequences:
- a CDS encoding YeeE/YedE family protein — protein MDPATIVILAALIIGLIYGSVGLVSGFCMMSGLRGWWADGDGRLARTYALAMGVAIAASQLLAAAGLVDLGKSIYLQPSFSAPVMFLGGLLFGYGMVLSNGCGSRALVLLGRGNLRSFVVVIVLGIFAEMTLKGLIAPLRIAMVQASQATVSANSVPALLAGAGLGAVPARMLAASVLAAVLIIFAFAHAPFRKSPGQIAAGLIVGLLVAGGWYATGYLGADDFNPVPVTSLTFIAPIADALQYVMLSTGSTLNFGIATVFGVFAGSLVTALATGRFQLEGYRSPQHMLRSASGAALMGAGGVMAFGCSVGQGLTGLSTLSLSSFIAIAGIMLGTGAGLRGALRVRPLATA, from the coding sequence ATGGACCCCGCAACGATCGTCATCCTCGCTGCCCTGATCATCGGCCTGATCTATGGCTCGGTCGGTCTCGTCAGCGGCTTCTGCATGATGAGCGGCCTGCGCGGCTGGTGGGCGGACGGCGACGGCCGGCTGGCGCGCACCTACGCGCTGGCGATGGGGGTTGCGATCGCGGCCTCGCAGCTGCTGGCGGCGGCGGGCCTCGTCGATCTCGGCAAGTCGATCTATCTGCAACCGTCGTTCTCGGCGCCGGTGATGTTCCTCGGCGGGCTCCTGTTCGGCTACGGCATGGTGCTGTCGAACGGCTGCGGCTCGCGGGCGCTGGTGCTGCTCGGGCGCGGCAACCTGCGCTCCTTCGTGGTCGTGATCGTGCTCGGCATCTTTGCCGAGATGACGCTGAAGGGCCTGATCGCGCCGCTGCGGATCGCGATGGTGCAGGCGTCGCAGGCCACGGTGTCAGCCAACTCGGTGCCGGCGCTGCTGGCGGGCGCCGGCCTCGGCGCGGTGCCGGCGCGGATGTTGGCGGCCTCGGTGCTCGCGGCCGTCCTGATCATCTTCGCCTTTGCCCATGCCCCATTCCGCAAGTCGCCGGGCCAGATCGCGGCCGGCTTGATCGTCGGCCTGCTGGTGGCTGGCGGCTGGTACGCGACCGGTTATCTCGGCGCCGATGATTTCAATCCGGTGCCGGTGACGTCGCTCACCTTCATCGCGCCGATCGCCGACGCGCTGCAATATGTGATGCTGTCGACCGGCTCGACGCTCAATTTCGGCATCGCCACCGTGTTCGGCGTGTTCGCCGGCAGCCTGGTCACGGCGCTCGCCACCGGGCGCTTCCAGCTCGAAGGCTACCGCTCGCCGCAGCACATGCTGCGCTCGGCAAGCGGCGCCGCGCTGATGGGCGCGGGCGGCGTGATGGCGTTCGGCTGCTCGGTCGGGCAGGGGCTGACCGGACTGTCGACGCTGTCGCTGTCGTCCTTCATCGCGATCGCCGGCATCATGCTCGGCACCGGCGCCGGTCTGCGCGGCGCGCTGCGGGTCAGGCCGCTCGCGACGGCTTGA
- a CDS encoding zinc-binding alcohol dehydrogenase family protein — MPPAPPANRHPVDARCVRLLTKAENTAAVAPVVETHALSCGDNDVLIEVKAAAVNPSDVKAATGLMPYAVFPRTSGRDYAGVVIDGPSGMIGREVFGSSGDLGIRRDGTHATHLVVEQDAVVEKPAGISWDEAAGIGVPFVTAMEGLRRAGLPKAGETVLVMGVNGKVGQAAVQIASWHGARVIGVVRKSEPYEGHSNSPVEVIDASTTDVAARVRELTGGKGADIVYNTVGDPYFQAAHKSLALRGRQILIAAVDRIVQFNILEFYRGQHTYVGIDTLALSSVATGEVLRELAPGFAGGHLKPFPIKPSAIYPLEQAKAAFVAVAGSSRDRVILRP; from the coding sequence ATGCCGCCGGCCCCGCCAGCAAATCGTCATCCTGTCGATGCCCGTTGCGTTCGCCTGCTGACGAAGGCGGAGAACACGGCGGCGGTCGCGCCTGTTGTGGAGACCCATGCACTGTCGTGCGGCGACAACGACGTCCTGATCGAGGTGAAGGCCGCCGCGGTCAATCCGTCCGACGTCAAGGCCGCCACCGGGCTGATGCCCTATGCCGTATTCCCGCGGACCTCGGGGCGCGACTACGCCGGTGTCGTGATCGACGGTCCGTCAGGCATGATCGGGCGCGAGGTGTTCGGCTCGTCCGGTGATCTCGGCATCCGCCGCGACGGCACCCACGCCACGCACCTGGTGGTCGAGCAAGATGCGGTGGTGGAAAAACCCGCCGGCATCTCCTGGGACGAAGCTGCCGGGATCGGCGTGCCCTTCGTCACCGCGATGGAAGGCCTGCGCCGCGCCGGTCTGCCGAAGGCGGGTGAGACCGTGCTTGTCATGGGCGTCAACGGCAAGGTCGGCCAGGCCGCGGTGCAGATTGCAAGCTGGCACGGCGCACGCGTGATCGGCGTGGTGCGTAAAAGCGAGCCCTATGAGGGTCACAGCAATTCGCCGGTCGAGGTGATCGACGCCTCCACAACCGACGTCGCCGCGCGGGTGCGCGAGCTGACTGGCGGCAAGGGCGCCGACATCGTCTACAACACGGTCGGCGATCCCTATTTCCAGGCCGCACACAAGTCGCTGGCGCTGCGCGGCCGGCAGATACTGATCGCCGCGGTCGACCGCATCGTGCAGTTCAACATCCTCGAATTCTATCGCGGCCAGCACACCTATGTCGGCATCGACACGCTTGCGCTGTCGTCGGTTGCCACCGGCGAGGTGCTGCGCGAGCTCGCGCCGGGTTTTGCCGGCGGGCATCTGAAGCCGTTTCCGATCAAGCCGAGCGCGATCTATCCGCTGGAACAGGCCAAGGCGGCGTTTGTTGCCGTGGCAGGCTCGTCGCGCGACCGCGTGATATTGCGACCGTAA
- the iaaH gene encoding indoleacetamide hydrolase → MADTNEATAAEIVADIRERKVTAVSVVEAALDRAERLKHLNAFIVLNRDGALAAAREVDAGKRTGALAGLPIVVKDNINTSDLPTSGGTPALQYARPARNAPSLQKLLDAGAVVIGKTNLHELAFGITSTNLAPFAGPVRNPYDVTRIPGGSSGGTSAAIAARIATCGLGSDTGGSTRVPAALTGTVGLRPSVGNGGAERRYHDDNQVVPISHTRDTVGPMGRTVADVALLDAVITGTTPAAAIPLHGVRLGIPACFWSGLDRAVEAVARAACARLTAAGAVLVDVDMPDVFEQNGKVSFVVALHEPIADIPAWLAASGIEGITLSDIAAAVASPDVVGAFGAITADAFGPAYDDAIKVQRPALQAIYAAYIAGNRLDAILFPTTIAPALVIDEKTGSGEMSVNGGEPVPTFGTMIRNTDPGSNAGLPGLSLYAGMTPDGLPVGLELDGPVGSDARLLGLGLSIEAILGTAPPPKL, encoded by the coding sequence ATGGCCGACACCAACGAAGCAACCGCTGCGGAGATCGTGGCCGATATCCGCGAGCGGAAGGTAACGGCGGTCAGCGTCGTCGAGGCCGCGCTCGATCGCGCGGAGCGGCTCAAGCACCTCAACGCCTTCATCGTGCTGAACCGCGACGGCGCGCTCGCCGCGGCGCGCGAGGTCGATGCCGGAAAGCGGACCGGCGCGCTGGCCGGGCTCCCTATCGTCGTCAAGGACAACATCAACACGTCGGACTTGCCGACATCGGGCGGCACGCCGGCGCTGCAATACGCACGGCCTGCGCGCAATGCGCCGTCGCTGCAAAAGCTGCTCGACGCGGGGGCCGTGGTCATCGGCAAGACCAATCTGCACGAGCTCGCCTTCGGCATCACCAGCACCAATCTCGCTCCGTTCGCGGGCCCGGTTAGAAATCCATACGACGTGACTCGGATTCCGGGCGGATCGTCCGGCGGAACGTCGGCGGCGATCGCCGCGCGGATCGCGACCTGTGGCCTCGGCTCGGACACCGGTGGCTCGACCCGCGTGCCCGCGGCGCTGACTGGGACCGTTGGCCTCAGGCCTTCGGTCGGCAATGGCGGCGCCGAGCGGCGCTACCACGACGACAACCAGGTGGTTCCGATCAGCCATACCCGCGACACCGTCGGCCCGATGGGACGTACGGTTGCCGACGTCGCGTTGCTCGATGCGGTGATCACGGGCACGACGCCGGCCGCAGCCATTCCGCTGCACGGCGTGCGCCTCGGCATTCCCGCCTGTTTCTGGAGCGGCCTCGATCGCGCTGTCGAGGCCGTCGCCCGCGCGGCCTGCGCCAGGCTCACGGCGGCCGGCGCGGTGCTGGTCGATGTCGATATGCCCGATGTGTTCGAGCAGAATGGCAAGGTGTCGTTCGTGGTCGCGCTGCATGAACCGATCGCCGATATCCCGGCCTGGCTCGCCGCTTCCGGGATCGAGGGGATTACGCTGTCCGACATCGCGGCCGCCGTCGCCAGTCCCGACGTGGTCGGCGCATTCGGTGCCATCACGGCGGATGCCTTTGGGCCGGCCTATGACGATGCGATCAAGGTGCAGCGGCCGGCGCTGCAGGCGATCTATGCCGCGTATATCGCCGGCAACAGGCTGGATGCCATCCTGTTTCCGACCACGATCGCGCCTGCACTCGTGATCGACGAGAAGACCGGGTCCGGCGAGATGTCGGTCAATGGCGGCGAGCCGGTGCCGACCTTCGGCACCATGATCCGCAACACCGATCCCGGCAGCAATGCGGGCCTGCCCGGGCTGTCGCTGTATGCCGGCATGACGCCAGACGGCCTGCCGGTCGGGCTCGAGCTCGACGGTCCGGTCGGCAGCGATGCCAGGCTGCTCGGCCTCGGCCTGTCGATCGAAGCGATCCTCGGCACGGCCCCGCCGCCGAAGCTCTGA
- the paaK gene encoding phenylacetate--CoA ligase PaaK, with the protein MATAKLRVGDSGYHAELDAAERASRDEIMALQTKRLAWSLKHAYDNVAHYKKSFDAAGVHPTDFKQLPDLGKFPFTVKTDLRDNYPFNMFAVPREQLVRVHASSGTTGKPIVVGYTRADIDTWADVMARSIRAAGGRTGMLMHNAYGYGLFTGGLGAHYGAERLGCTVVPISGGMTERQVQIINDFRPDIITVTPSYMLAILDEFKRQGLDPRKSSLKFGIFGAEPWTNAMRVEIEQAFDMDATDIYGLSEVIGPGVAQECVETKDGLHIWEDHFYPEVIDPLTGKVLPDGEKGELVFTSLTKEAFPIIRYRTRDLTRLLPGTARPGMRRMEKVTGRSDDMIILRGVNVFPTQIEEALLATDWCGGHFVIELTREGRMDEMTVLAEARPESWDGAGLVAHAEKVSAFIKNTIGISTRVRVVAPETLERSLGKAKRVYDKRPKE; encoded by the coding sequence ATGGCAACGGCAAAGCTCAGGGTTGGGGACAGCGGTTATCACGCCGAGCTCGATGCGGCTGAACGCGCCTCGCGCGACGAGATCATGGCGTTGCAGACCAAGCGGCTGGCCTGGTCGCTCAAGCATGCCTACGACAATGTCGCGCATTACAAGAAGAGTTTTGACGCGGCGGGCGTGCACCCCACAGACTTCAAGCAGCTTCCCGACCTCGGAAAATTTCCCTTCACGGTGAAGACCGATCTGCGCGACAACTATCCCTTCAACATGTTCGCGGTGCCGCGCGAACAGCTGGTGCGGGTCCACGCCTCCTCGGGCACGACCGGCAAGCCGATCGTCGTCGGCTACACCAGGGCCGATATTGACACGTGGGCGGACGTGATGGCGCGCTCGATCCGCGCCGCCGGCGGCCGCACCGGCATGCTGATGCACAATGCCTATGGCTATGGCCTGTTCACCGGCGGCCTCGGCGCGCATTACGGCGCCGAGCGGCTCGGCTGCACCGTGGTGCCGATCTCCGGCGGCATGACCGAGCGGCAGGTGCAGATCATCAACGACTTCAGGCCCGATATCATCACGGTGACGCCGAGCTACATGCTCGCGATCCTCGACGAGTTCAAGCGGCAGGGCCTCGACCCGCGCAAATCGTCGCTGAAATTCGGCATCTTCGGCGCCGAGCCCTGGACCAATGCGATGCGCGTCGAGATCGAGCAGGCCTTCGACATGGACGCGACCGACATCTACGGCCTCTCGGAGGTGATCGGCCCCGGCGTCGCGCAGGAATGCGTGGAGACCAAGGACGGCCTGCACATCTGGGAGGATCACTTCTATCCCGAGGTGATCGATCCCCTGACCGGCAAGGTGCTGCCCGACGGCGAGAAGGGCGAACTGGTGTTCACCTCGCTGACCAAGGAAGCGTTCCCGATCATCCGCTACCGCACCCGTGACCTGACGCGGCTGTTGCCCGGCACGGCGCGGCCCGGCATGCGGCGGATGGAGAAGGTGACCGGCCGCTCCGACGACATGATCATCCTGCGCGGCGTCAACGTGTTCCCGACCCAGATCGAGGAAGCGCTGCTGGCGACCGACTGGTGCGGCGGTCACTTTGTTATAGAACTCACCCGCGAGGGCCGCATGGACGAGATGACGGTGCTCGCCGAAGCCCGGCCCGAGAGCTGGGACGGTGCAGGGCTCGTCGCGCACGCCGAGAAGGTCTCCGCCTTCATCAAGAACACGATCGGCATCTCCACCCGCGTCCGCGTCGTCGCGCCCGAGACACTGGAGCGTTCGCTCGGCAAGGCGAAACGTGTTTACGACAAGCGGCCGAAAGAATAG
- the paaI gene encoding hydroxyphenylacetyl-CoA thioesterase PaaI codes for MNVKATLSPEDIARACADAMWKEDDASKGLGMELVEIKPGQAVMAMTVQPHMVNGQRICHGGYIFTLADSAFAFACNSHNDRAVAAQGNVTFIRPGKLGDRLVATAREISRSGRSGIYDVRVTAGDSVIAEFRGHSRVIAGTWLPDSDIKA; via the coding sequence GTGAACGTGAAGGCCACGCTATCGCCCGAGGATATCGCCCGCGCCTGTGCGGATGCGATGTGGAAGGAAGACGACGCCAGCAAGGGCCTCGGCATGGAGCTCGTCGAGATCAAGCCGGGGCAGGCGGTGATGGCGATGACGGTGCAGCCGCACATGGTCAACGGCCAGCGTATCTGCCATGGCGGTTACATCTTCACGCTCGCGGATTCCGCGTTCGCCTTTGCCTGCAACAGCCATAACGATCGCGCGGTGGCGGCGCAGGGCAATGTCACCTTCATCCGGCCCGGCAAGCTCGGCGATCGCCTGGTGGCGACCGCGCGCGAGATCTCGCGCAGTGGCCGCTCGGGAATCTACGACGTGCGCGTCACCGCCGGCGACAGCGTGATTGCCGAATTCCGCGGACATTCGCGGGTGATAGCCGGCACATGGCTGCCGGATTCAGACATCAAGGCATAA